From the Methanobacterium sp. BAmetb5 genome, the window ACCATTAAAAAATTATTCAAACATGCTTAAGCTTTTTCACGTTAAAAATATAAGAACACTGTTATTTAAATTTTAAACTTTCCTCATTGTTTAAAAAAATAGATAGAAAATAATCATGTCTGGGACTCGAAATAGGTTGGAGAGGATTGTTTATATCCTCATAATGTTAATAGACGCTAACTATCCTGAAAAATCCCCTTAAAATTCCGATTTATGCCTAATATTCGGATCGAGACCATAGAATCTGGAAAGTGGTTCCTTTATTTTTGGAAAGGATTATGCTGCCCTCTAGTTGGTTTACCAGGGTGTTGACCAGTTGGAAGCCCATGGTTCCACTGTCTTTAAATTGAATATCGGAAGAGAGTCCCACTCCATTGTCTTTAACCAGGAGAACATTGTTATCATGGTTGTCCAATCCAAATTCAACACATATCTCTCCTTCCATGGTTCCTGGGAAGGCGTGTTTCACGGCATTGGTTAAAAGTTCATTGATGATGAGTCCACAGGGAATTGCTGCATCGATATCCAGCATCAGCCCATCAGTATGGGTTTTCATCTTAATTCTATCTGTGTCTACATGATAGGAACTGACAATGAGTTCTATGAGTTTTTTAATGTACTGGGAAAAGTCGATGAGAGCGAAATCTTCTGACTGGGAAAATCCATCGTGTATCAGTAACATTGATTTGACCCGGTTTTTGTTATCTTTCAGGACTTCCCGGTTCTCTTCATTTTTCATGTACACTGACTGGAGTTCCAGGAGGCTGGATATTATGTTCATGTAGTTTCTAACCCGGCCATTTATCTCTCCTAAGAGCATTTCCTTTTCTTTTAAAGACGCGTTTATCTCGGTTTCCGCCTTTTTACGATCGGTAATATCCTGGGCTATCACCTGAACCGCGAATAATTCCCCGTTCTTAAGTAAAGGTGCGGGATAAACTTCCATTAAACGTATCTCCCCGTCTCTGGAAATTAAACGGGACTCGAATGGCCCGACCTCTTCTCCGTTGAGGTATCTGGAAAATAACTCCTGGTAATACACAGAATCCTCACCAGTGATGGATTGTAGATCATTGAAGTTCATGCCAATGGTGTCTTCACGTGAAAGGGGACTGAATTTTGCCGCAGCATGGTTAAGGTCAATTATTTTACCATCTAACCCCAAAACAACCACATAGTTCGGGAAATATTCGAATAGAGTTCTGTATTTTTCTTCCCGTTCTTTGATAGCTTCCTGGGCTTTAAACTTCTCCAGTTTCTCCTTAGCCTCTTTTAAAGCTCTTTTAACGGAGTGAGGAAGTTTTGTGAGGTTATTTTTTAGGACATAATCCGTTGCTCCTTCTTTGAGCATTTCAACTGCAAAATCCTCGCCTATCTTGCCACTTACAAAGATAAAAGGCGTGTTAGGGGTGATTTCCCGGGCCAGGTTCATGGCCGTGATACCATCAAATTGGGGCAGTGAATGATCGGCCAGGATGATACTCGGCTGGAATTCTGCCAATTCTCTCCGGTAATCCTCTTCTTTCTCCACGATTCTGGATGTGAATTGAAGTCCCTCACGTTTGAGCTGAGTTTCTATTAGTTCAGCGTCCAGTGGCACATCCTCTAATATTAGAACTCTTATTTCTTCCGCCATAACATCCCACAGAGTACAATTAATTAAGATTTTCAGATGTTATTGGTATGCACCCCACACATTTATAGTTATTTTCATTTTTCACGAGA encodes:
- a CDS encoding PAS domain S-box protein, coding for MAEEIRVLILEDVPLDAELIETQLKREGLQFTSRIVEKEEDYRRELAEFQPSIILADHSLPQFDGITAMNLAREITPNTPFIFVSGKIGEDFAVEMLKEGATDYVLKNNLTKLPHSVKRALKEAKEKLEKFKAQEAIKEREEKYRTLFEYFPNYVVVLGLDGKIIDLNHAAAKFSPLSREDTIGMNFNDLQSITGEDSVYYQELFSRYLNGEEVGPFESRLISRDGEIRLMEVYPAPLLKNGELFAVQVIAQDITDRKKAETEINASLKEKEMLLGEINGRVRNYMNIISSLLELQSVYMKNEENREVLKDNKNRVKSMLLIHDGFSQSEDFALIDFSQYIKKLIELIVSSYHVDTDRIKMKTHTDGLMLDIDAAIPCGLIINELLTNAVKHAFPGTMEGEICVEFGLDNHDNNVLLVKDNGVGLSSDIQFKDSGTMGFQLVNTLVNQLEGSIILSKNKGTTFQILWSRSEY